A region from the Eleginops maclovinus isolate JMC-PN-2008 ecotype Puerto Natales chromosome 17, JC_Emac_rtc_rv5, whole genome shotgun sequence genome encodes:
- the osbpl8 gene encoding LOW QUALITY PROTEIN: oxysterol-binding protein-related protein 8 (The sequence of the model RefSeq protein was modified relative to this genomic sequence to represent the inferred CDS: inserted 1 base in 1 codon) produces the protein MESSSESQQEPEKTLHHAELKEHLSTPAAVVSGDDPVLLTPGRMSQRQVKERDKDKEKEAGLQTPNRELVTTPSALSPGVSYTHGFERGKEDLLPLPLKEDSHSISKSKSETKLYNGSDKDVSASGGKLTKKESLKVQKKNYREEKKRATKELLSTITDPSVIVMADWLKIRGTLKSWTKLWCVLKPGVLLIYKTHKNGQWVGTVLLNACELIERPSKKDGFCFKLFHPLEQSIWAVKGPKGEAVGSITQPLPSSHLIFRAASESDGRCWMDALELALKCSSLLKRTMIREGKEDMSTVATGGEHSINFYSLLRAHNIHGFQFNDSDHLKDPDLYSDKSDREGEQDHEESDPEGLEKSEESDSDTSERQDDSYIDLDPNEHLRETPYLEQSHEELGEAGEAAQTETVSEENKSLIWTLLKQVRPGMDLSKVVLPTFILEPRSFLDKLSDYYYHADFLSEAAIEENAYNRMKKVVKWYISGFYKKPKGLKKPYNPIIGETYRCMWLHQQTNSKTFYIAEQVSHHPPVSAFYVSNRKDGFALSGSILAKSKFYGNSLSAILDGEARLNFLNRGEDYVMNMPYAHCKGILYGTMTLELGGQITIACEKTGYSAQLEFKLKPFLGSSDCVNQICGKIKLGKEVLATLEGHWDSEIFINDKKTGTVETFWNPTTELRQSRLTRYTVPPEEQGEYESERLWQHVTRAINNKDQTEATNEKFFLEEAQRKSARERKAKCEEWIXALFEQDPVTGEWHYRYADTRPWDPLNDLIQFEKDGCIQTKVRHRTPMVTVPKRKHKSDKPKKPESGCSSPEPDRQDSSGSERHKSKHNSRLRKKGADLSELQSAIESIKKTQEDINRNISVLRSRAAGRVESASFLQQRDYVIIVLLILLQVLINYVFK, from the exons GTTtcgagagagggaaggaggacCTCTTGCCTCTGCCTTTGAAAGAGGACTCACACTCCATATCCAAGAGCAAG tctGAAACCAAGCTGTACAATGGCTCGGACAAAGACGTGTCTGCGTCCGGAGGAAAGCTCACCAAGAAGGAGTCCCTCAAG GTCCAGAAGAAAAACTacagggaggaaaagaagaggGCGACCAAGGAGCTGCTCAGCACCATCACAGACCCCTCTGTCATAGTGATGGCTGACTGGCTCAAG ATCCGTGGCACTCTGAAGAGCTGGACCAAGCTGTGGTGTGTGCTGAAACCCGGCGTGCTGCTCATCTACAAAACCCACAAGAACGGCCAGTGGGTGGGCACGGTGCTGCTGAACGCCTGCGAGCTCATCGAGCGGCCGTCGAAGAAGGACGGCTTCTGCTTCAAGCTCTTCCACCCGCTGGAGCAGTCCATCTGGGCCGTCAAG GGTCCTAAAGGAGAAGCAGTGGGCTCCATCACTCAACCATTACCCAGCAGTCACCTCATCTTCCGAGCTGCCTCTGAATCCGATG GTCGATGCTGGATGGACGCCTTAGAGCTGGCCCTGAAGTGCTCCAGCCTGCTGAAGAGGACCATGATCCGCGAGGGGAAGGAGGACATGAGCACGGTAGCCACCGGAGGAGAACACTCCATTAACTTCTACAGCCTGCTCCGAGCGCACAACATCCACGGCTTCCA GTTCAACGACAGTGACCACCTGAAGGACCCGGACCTGTACTCGGACAAGTCTGACCGGGAGGGGGAGCAGGACCACGAGGAGTCGGACCCCGAAGGCCTGGAGAAGAGCGAGGAGAGCGACAGCGACACGTCGGAGCGCCAGGACGACTCGTACATCGACCTGGACCCGAACGAACACCTGCGGGAAACACCGTACCTGGAGCAGTCCCACGAGGAGCTCGGAGAG GCCGGTGAGGCGGCGCAGACTGAGACGGTGTCAGAGGAGAACAAATCCCTCATCTGGACTCTGCTGAAGCAGGTGCGGCCCGGCATGGATCTGTCCAAGGTGGTGCTGCCCACCTTCATCCTGGAGCCGCGGTCCTTCCTGGACAAACTCTCCGACTACTACTACCACGCAGACTTCCTGTCAGA AGCTGCGATCGAAGAGAACGCTTACAACCGGATGAAGAAGGTGGTGAAGTGGTACATCTCTGGGTTTTACAAGAAGCCAAAG GGGTTGAAGAAGCCTTATAACCCCATTATCGGAGAGACGTACCGCTGCATGTGGCTCCACCAGCAGACCAACAGCAAGACCTTCTACATCGCAGAACAG GTATCCCATCATCCTCCTGTGTCGGCCTTCTACGTCAGCAACAGGAAGGATGGATTTGCCCTCAGTGGAAGCATCCTCGCTAAGTCCAAGTTCTACG GAAACTCTCTGTCGGCCATATTGGACGGGGAGGCTCGGCTCAATTTTCTCAACCGAGGAGAGGACTACGTGATGAACATGCCGTACGCTCACTGTAAAG GCATCCTGTACGGCACCATGACCCTGGAGCTGGGGGGCCAGATCACCATCGCCTGTGAGAAAACGGGCTACAGTGCACAGCTGGAGTTCAAACTAAAG ccTTTCTTGGGCAGCAGCGACTGTGTCAACCAGATCTGTGGGAAGATCAAGCTGGGAAAGGAGGTGTTAGCCACGCTAGAGGGACACTGG GACAGCGAGATCTTCATCAACGACAAGAAGACGGGCACCGTGGAAACCTTCTGGAACCCGACGACGGAGCTGAGGCAGAGTCGACTCACCCGCTACACCGTCCCCCCCGAGGAGCAGGGGGAGTATGAATCAGAGAG GCTGTGGCAGCACGTGACCCGCGCCATCAACAACAAGGACCAGACGGAGGCCACCAATGAGAAGTTCTTCCTGGAGGAGGCCCAGAGGAAGTCTGCGCGCGAGCGGAAAGCTAAGTGCGAGGAGTGGA CCGCGCTGTTCGAGCAGGACCCCGTCACCGGAGAGTGGCATTACCGATATGCCGA CACGAGGCCATGGGATCCGCTCAATGACTTGATCCAGTTTGAGAAAGACGGCTGCATCCAGACCAAGGTCCGACACCGCACCCCTATG GTGACGGTGCcaaagaggaaacacaagagCGACAAGCCCAAGAAGCCGGAGAGTGGCTGCTCCTCTCCAGAACCCGACCGCCAGGACTCGTCTGGCAGTGAAC GACACAAAAGCAAGCATAACAGTCGGCTGAGGAAAAAAGGAGCAGACCTCAGTGAACTTCAAAGTGCCATTGAATCTATAAAGAAGACGCAGGAGGACATCAACAG GAACATCAGCGTGCTGCGGAGCCGTGCGGCCGGCCGGGTGGAGAGCGCCTCGTTCCTCCAACAGCGCGACTACGTCATCAtcgtcctcctcatcctccttcaGGTCCTGATCAACTATGTCTTCAAgtag